Proteins co-encoded in one Arachis hypogaea cultivar Tifrunner chromosome 13, arahy.Tifrunner.gnm2.J5K5, whole genome shotgun sequence genomic window:
- the LOC112737826 gene encoding small ribosomal subunit protein eS27y encodes MVLQNDIDLLNPPAELEKRKHKLKRLVQSPNSFFMDVKCQGCFNITTVFSHSQTVVVCGNCQTVLCQPTGGRARLTEGCSFRKKGD; translated from the exons ATG GTTCTGCAGAACGATATCGATTTGCTTAATCCACCGGCTGAGCTTGAGAAGAGAAAGCACAAGCTCAAGCGTCTTGTTCAGTCTCCTAATTCTTTCTTCAtg GATGTGAAATGCCAAGGTTGCTTCAACAT TACCACTGTATTCAGCCACTCTCAGACAGTCGTGGTGTGTGGAAACTGCCAAACAGTCTTGTGCCAACCTACAGGTGGAAGAGCAAGGCTAACGGAGGGCTGCTCGTTTAGGAAGAAGGGAGACTAA